A genomic region of Drosophila kikkawai strain 14028-0561.14 chromosome X, DkikHiC1v2, whole genome shotgun sequence contains the following coding sequences:
- the LOC108079364 gene encoding E3 ubiquitin-protein ligase CHIP-like gives MTSRRTLFTAKLREKQLKRQGDRLFKAHKFEDALKSYSAAVNMNPTNYKHLMDRAKCYKNLNQWELFVQDWRRALNFKGNMLYVAGILMGAELVQANNSIEEVATYLKAARIVTKREVQRNSNGLFLKLERARKNRWLDLESREINQEKELVDYMNKLIKFDKKIRLGLLKKIKNNLPEDEVKAKRREIQKTSTEKSKQLSKIFEKLKERRKKREIPDYLLCPISFGIFKNPVITPCGITYERKSIVKHLKQGGPFDPVTRTELTEEQLIPNRAIMNAVDSFLAENEWARHE, from the exons ATGACGTCCAGGCGCACCTTATTCACTGCCAAACTTAGGGAGAAGCAGTTGAAGCGGCAGGGCGATCGCCTCTTCAAGGCTCACAAGTTTGAAGACGCCCTAAAGAGCTACTCTGCGGCCGTG aATATGAACCCGACCAACTATAAACACCTTATGGATCGAGCCAAGTGCTACAAAAACCTTAATCAGTGGGAGCTATTCGTTCAGGACTGGCGTCGCGCCCTGAACTTTAAGGGAAATATGCTATATGTGGCCGGAATATTAATGGGCGCCGAACTCGTGCAAGCCAACAATAGCATCGAAGAAGTTGCCACTTACTTGAAGGCCG cACGTATCGTGACCAAGCGAGAGGTCCAAAGGAACTCAAATGGATTATTCCTAAAGTTGGAACGAGCTCGCAAGAATCGTTGGCTCGACTTGGAGTCAAGGGAGATTAATCAGGAAAAGGAGCTGGTTGACTATATGAACaa ATTAATCAAATTCGACAAGAAGATTCGTTTGGGGCtgttgaaaaaaattaaaaacaacttGCCCGAAGATGAGGTTAAGGCTAAACGGCGGGAAATTCAAAAAACAAGC ACAGAGAAAAGCAAGCAGCTAAGCAAAATATTTGAGAAACTTAAGGAGCGTCGTAAG AAACGCGAAATTCCCGACTACCTGCTATGCCCGATAAGCTTTGGTATATTCAAGAATCCAGTAATCACTCCTTGCGGCATCACCTACGAGCGCAAGTCCATTGTTAAGCATTTGAAGCAAGGTGGCCCCTTTGATCCTGTCACACGCACCGAACTCACTGAGGAACAGTTGATACCAAATCGCGCCATAATGAATGCCGTTGACTCGTTTCTGGCCGAGAACGAATGGGCTAGACACGAGTAA
- the Scgdelta gene encoding delta-sarcoglycan, translating to MLAGGSSGDSTEYGPTLRRLPATSEETAGRQQHRLSVGTTPKRPQSHHQRPGPMTASTSSGASGNGHQSSASGVASTKGGNNGERGAMTTVTAGASSTGKATVSQGHGHVRGGGAAAARSTAVGAGNRSHVDVGFVGGIETYLGLIGWRKKCLYTLLLLLMLLIITNLVLTLWILKVMEFSTEGMGQLKIVPGGIQVSGQAIIMDMLRASTIRSRHGHPISIESSRNFSINTRDPNGLIENHLFLGHDKFECLSAGFRINDTNGRSLFSVNRNEVTIGAHALRIDGEGGAVFRESVQTPHVRAEPGRELRLESPTRQLEMTAAKDINLQSRAGGIEVVALEDVKFRALDGSLRLESSKILMPNLRTAQPPILGTAQSRDHMHRVFQLCACSNGKLFLAAPHSICAGDDSTVCR from the exons ATGTTGGCCGGCGGCAGTAGTGGTGACAGCACTGAATACGgacccaccttgcggcgtctGCCAGCAACCAGCGAGGAGacagcaggcaggcagcagcacCGTCTCTCGGTTGGCACAACGCCCAAGCGGCCCCAATCCCACCACCAGCGTCCTGGTCCGATGACAGCTAGCACCAGTAGCGGAGCCAGCGGAAACGGTCACCAGAGCAGTGCCTCGGGAGTTGCCTCAACAAAGGGGGGGAACAACGGGGAAAGGGGAGCCATGACAACGGTAACAGCAGGAGCCTCCTCCACAGGTAAGGCTACGGTCAGTCAGGGTCATGGCCATGTCCGTGGAGgtggagctgcagcagcacgCAGCACTGCTGTTGGAGCCGGTAACCGTTCCCATGTGGACGTGGGCTTTGTGGGCGGCATTGAAACCTATTTGGGCCTCATCGGTTGGCGAAAGAAGTGCCTCTAcacgctgctcctgctcctgatgCTGCTGATTATCACCAACCTGGTGCTCACCCTCTGGATACTCAAAGTGATGGAGTTCTCCACG GAGGGCATGGGACAGCTGAAAATCGTACCTGGCGGCATACAAGTGTCGGGCCAGGCCATAATTATGGACATGCTGCGTGCCTCTACCATACGTTCGCGGCATGGTCATCCCATATCCATAG AATCATCACGTAATTTTTCAATCAATACACGTGACCCGAATGGTTTGATAGAGAATCATTTATTTCTGGGACACGACAAGTTCGAGTGCCTCTCCGCGGGATTTCGCATCAACGACACCAATGGCCGTAGCCTGTTCTCGGTGAACCGGAATGAGGTAACCATTGGTGCCCATGCCTTGAGGATCGACGGCGAGGGTGGTGCAGTCTTTCGGGAGTCGGTCCAAACGCCGCATGTCCGCGCAGAGCCAGGACGAGAGCTCAG ACTCGAATCGCCCACCCGGCAATTGGAGATGACGGCGGCCAAGGACATTAATTTGCAGTCGCGGGCTGGTGGCATTGAAGTGGTAGCCCTCGAGGATGTCAAATTCCGAGCTCTAGATGGAAGC CTCCGCTTGGAGTCCTCCAAGATCCTAATGCCCAACCTGCGTACAGCCCAGCCACCCATTTTGGGCACTGCCCAGAGCCGGGATCATATGCATCGGGTCTTCCAGCTGTGCGCCTGCTCGAATGGCAAGCTCTTCCTGGCGGCTCCCCACTCGATTTGTGCCGGCGATGACTCTACGGTTTGCAGATGA